A window of the Rickettsia felis URRWXCal2 genome harbors these coding sequences:
- the coq7 gene encoding Ubiquinone biosynthesis protein Coq7 yields the protein MEKSKETIRRGAERIIIREHRSSYKTTQPIFQIKRVYIMPRPDFSDPDKQIHEIIRVNHAGEYGAKRIYQGQLKYIKSHNDHILIKEMLDHEEVHLNYFEKKLLEKEVRPTFLLFFWHHYGFLLGALSSLMGIKTAMLVTESVEEVIEKHYEQQINYLENKNIEPELLNNIIKFRLDEIEHKNIAIMNDSTEAVFAEITSKIVKIICRISIILSKKI from the coding sequence TTGGAAAAGAGCAAGGAGACTATAAGGCGAGGAGCGGAGCGTATAATAATACGTGAGCACCGCAGTTCTTATAAGACGACGCAGCCAATTTTTCAAATTAAACGAGTATACATTATGCCAAGACCTGATTTTTCTGACCCTGACAAACAAATTCACGAAATAATTAGAGTTAATCATGCTGGAGAGTATGGAGCAAAAAGAATTTATCAAGGGCAGCTAAAATATATCAAATCTCATAATGATCATATATTAATTAAAGAAATGCTTGATCACGAAGAGGTCCATCTAAATTATTTTGAAAAAAAATTACTAGAAAAAGAAGTAAGACCCACGTTTTTATTATTTTTTTGGCATCATTACGGATTTTTACTTGGTGCTTTATCTTCCTTGATGGGAATAAAAACAGCGATGCTTGTTACCGAGAGTGTAGAAGAAGTAATAGAAAAACATTATGAACAGCAAATAAATTATTTAGAAAATAAAAATATTGAGCCGGAATTATTAAATAATATTATTAAATTTCGACTTGATGAAATTGAACATAAAAATATTGCTATAATGAATGATAGTACTGAGGCAGTATTTGCAGAAATAACTAGTAAAATAGTGAAGATAATTTGTCGTATCTCTATAATTTTAAGTAAGAAAATTTAG
- the holA gene encoding DNA polymerase III, delta subunit, protein MKFYFSQIGRLFELIKAGKIRALLLYGPDKGYIEKIYKHLVKSLNMLQTSIEYSELNISSLEILLNSPNFFGQKELIKIRSVGNSIDKNLKTILSSDYINFPVFIGEEITSSGSFKKFFETEEYLAAVACYHDDEAKIERIILGKVEKTNKIISKEAITYLKAHLKGDHDLICSEINKLIYFIHDRREITLNDVLKVISSEITANGSDLAMYFSKKDYSNFLQELEILKKQNINEVLIIRALIRHYLNLYIVLSKIKNGESLELAIKSLSPPIFYQYINDFTKIANSLSLTECLQTLKLLQQAEVDYKLNPAGFDLLQSIL, encoded by the coding sequence ATGAAATTTTATTTTTCACAAATAGGTAGATTATTTGAACTAATAAAAGCCGGAAAGATTAGAGCTCTTTTACTATACGGTCCTGATAAAGGCTATATAGAAAAAATTTATAAGCATTTAGTAAAAAGCTTAAATATGCTACAAACTTCTATAGAATACTCAGAGCTTAATATTTCATCTTTAGAAATATTACTTAATTCGCCTAATTTTTTTGGTCAAAAAGAATTAATTAAAATTAGATCGGTTGGGAATTCAATTGATAAGAATTTAAAAACAATTCTAAGCAGTGATTATATAAATTTTCCTGTATTTATAGGTGAGGAAATTACTTCAAGCGGGAGCTTTAAAAAGTTTTTTGAAACAGAAGAATATTTAGCGGCAGTTGCTTGTTATCATGACGATGAAGCAAAAATTGAACGAATTATTTTAGGTAAAGTAGAAAAAACTAATAAAATTATAAGTAAAGAGGCTATCACTTATTTAAAAGCTCATTTAAAAGGTGATCATGATTTAATTTGTAGCGAAATAAATAAATTGATATATTTTATTCATGATCGAAGAGAAATTACTTTAAACGATGTTCTAAAAGTTATAAGTAGCGAAATTACGGCAAACGGCAGTGATTTAGCAATGTATTTTTCAAAAAAAGATTATAGTAATTTTCTGCAAGAGCTGGAAATATTAAAAAAACAAAATATCAATGAAGTTTTAATTATTAGAGCATTAATAAGGCATTATTTAAATTTATATATAGTTTTGTCGAAAATAAAAAACGGTGAGAGTTTGGAACTCGCAATAAAATCATTATCACCACCGATTTTCTATCAATATATTAATGATTTTACAAAGATAGCAAACAGTCTTAGCCTAACTGAATGTTTACAGACTTTAAAACTGTTACAGCAAGCGGAGGTAGATTATAAATTAAATCCTGCTGGTTTCGATTTATTACAAAGTATACTTTAA
- a CDS encoding Ankyrin repeat, with protein MRKQQIPTLSTSALDKSPGPGSPDSDIEMKSTSVKSDIDELAKLLKDKTKDGIAIFNSALKVCIENNPNALLHEAAEHGKKKLVVEILKVNRDSINSTTPQGLSVLHSAVAGVNNKKEIIEILLNEEPILVTKKDALGLTPSCYNTSTEILKILQEYERNVIDQALIKPAKYVPITPPKCLPIEVVQSNLEKAFEEYMGYKLVGQTNPTNSDEF; from the coding sequence ATGAGAAAACAACAAATACCTACTTTATCTACATCGGCTTTAGATAAATCTCCGGGGCCAGGTTCGCCCGATTCAGATATAGAAATGAAATCCACATCAGTAAAGAGCGATATAGATGAGTTGGCAAAATTACTTAAAGATAAAACAAAAGACGGTATAGCAATTTTTAATAGTGCATTAAAGGTATGTATTGAAAATAATCCCAATGCTTTATTACACGAAGCAGCGGAACATGGTAAAAAAAAGTTGGTAGTAGAGATCTTAAAAGTAAATCGGGATTCTATAAATTCTACAACTCCTCAGGGTTTATCAGTCTTACATTCGGCAGTTGCAGGGGTTAATAATAAAAAAGAAATTATTGAAATTTTATTAAATGAAGAACCTATTTTAGTAACAAAAAAAGATGCTTTAGGTCTTACTCCATCATGTTATAATACTAGTACGGAAATACTAAAAATATTACAAGAGTATGAACGGAATGTTATAGATCAAGCACTTATAAAACCGGCAAAATATGTCCCTATAACCCCTCCAAAATGTCTTCCTATAGAAGTGGTACAGTCTAATTTGGAAAAAGCTTTTGAAGAATATATGGGGTATAAATTAGTTGGACAAACTAATCCTACAAATAGTGATGAGTTTTAA
- a CDS encoding Heat shock protease, whose product MILQEVKMKKLPILLKLLFIINLVFLNNIVLASSEASSAIFEKAKKAIVTIDTRIAVSAYDDTSSWTGTGFINDKNNGYIITNTHVVGGASIGTYFVTFYNGEQAEAKLIYYDIWQDYAVLKVESKDIPASATQIAFSNEIPKLNQKVFVVGNTEAKGFSFHTGYLSDLYNIEGLMPQCTYVINLNSTGGASGSPVLNDKIEAIGVLYGGGKTHSLALHGDYVARTLESLKSNKQPSRKHIGIISELYSLNKAVRHHNFPKEEMDKYINKFPDSRNRVISVKAVLAGSPAEKSLKAGDIIWAVNDKELGGNLALFDREMDNFKGIAIKLTIFRDGKKLEQAVDLYDVNNNKIAKMINFGGAVFFEADDYFSNKSGVPLKALSIASVQSGSSFSSIPTFFTKDYKNVYRLQIFEMKDLVLSNLEDLVKFLPAITKEKFITVRFKNYQPYYANFGYNELISSHDDMIADVTLDSIDTKPYILKYNTVSHDWDMENIKLQ is encoded by the coding sequence ATGATTTTACAAGAGGTGAAAATGAAAAAACTACCGATTTTACTAAAACTTTTATTTATTATTAATTTAGTTTTCCTAAATAATATAGTTTTAGCATCTTCTGAAGCAAGCAGTGCTATATTTGAAAAAGCGAAGAAAGCAATCGTAACAATTGATACTAGAATTGCCGTATCGGCATATGATGATACAAGTAGTTGGACAGGAACGGGATTTATTAACGATAAGAATAACGGTTATATAATTACTAATACTCATGTTGTCGGTGGTGCGTCTATCGGAACTTATTTTGTTACTTTTTATAATGGCGAGCAGGCAGAAGCAAAGCTTATCTATTACGATATTTGGCAGGATTATGCCGTTTTAAAAGTAGAGAGCAAAGATATACCGGCATCGGCAACACAAATAGCTTTCTCAAATGAGATTCCAAAGTTAAATCAAAAGGTTTTCGTAGTCGGTAACACGGAAGCAAAAGGTTTTTCTTTCCATACCGGTTATTTGTCCGATCTTTATAATATTGAAGGTTTAATGCCGCAATGTACTTATGTTATTAATTTAAATAGTACCGGCGGTGCTAGCGGTTCACCGGTACTAAATGATAAGATTGAGGCTATAGGAGTATTATACGGCGGCGGTAAAACTCATTCTCTAGCACTGCACGGTGATTATGTAGCTCGCACCTTAGAAAGTTTAAAGAGTAATAAACAACCAAGCAGAAAGCATATAGGAATAATAAGCGAGTTATATTCTTTAAATAAAGCAGTTAGACATCATAATTTCCCTAAAGAAGAAATGGATAAATATATAAATAAATTTCCTGATAGTAGAAATAGAGTGATAAGCGTTAAGGCAGTTCTAGCCGGTTCGCCTGCTGAAAAATCTTTAAAAGCCGGTGATATTATTTGGGCAGTTAATGATAAGGAACTCGGCGGTAATCTAGCATTATTTGATAGAGAAATGGATAATTTTAAAGGAATAGCTATTAAACTTACTATATTTCGTGACGGAAAAAAGCTAGAACAAGCAGTAGATTTATATGATGTAAACAATAATAAAATCGCTAAAATGATAAATTTCGGCGGTGCGGTATTTTTTGAAGCCGATGATTATTTTAGTAATAAATCGGGTGTCCCGCTTAAAGCTCTAAGTATAGCCTCCGTTCAATCTGGTAGTAGCTTTAGCTCTATACCGACATTTTTTACTAAAGATTATAAAAATGTTTATAGATTACAAATTTTTGAGATGAAAGATTTGGTCTTAAGTAATCTTGAAGATTTGGTGAAATTCTTACCCGCTATTACTAAAGAGAAATTTATAACGGTTAGATTTAAAAATTATCAACCTTACTATGCTAATTTTGGCTATAACGAACTCATCTCGTCACATGATGATATGATTGCCGATGTAACCTTGGATTCTATAGATACCAAGCCTTATATATTAAAGTATAATACTGTTTCTCATGATTGGGATATGGAAAATATAAAACTTCAGTAA